In bacterium, the following are encoded in one genomic region:
- a CDS encoding NAD-dependent deacylase — protein MIDEALIRRLQQAKRWVFFTGAGMSAESGVPTFRDAQSGLWAHFKPEELATPQAFKRNPKMVWEWYAMRRQMIAAAKPNAGHYVISKLEKHFEVTTITQNIDNLHTIAGSTRVLELHGNIFRTKCFTDDKIVEHPLDTDDIPPLCPRCGGYVRPDVVWFGELLPEKIFEQSMQAASNTDVFLCIGTSGVVYPAAGLPIHARQSGALLIDINPETTPISEQAAYHLQGASGPILSQLFEKVTGHFMESRT, from the coding sequence ATGATAGATGAAGCGCTTATTCGCCGTCTGCAACAAGCTAAGCGTTGGGTTTTTTTCACGGGCGCCGGGATGTCCGCCGAGAGCGGTGTTCCGACATTTCGGGACGCACAAAGCGGTCTATGGGCGCATTTTAAACCGGAAGAATTAGCCACCCCTCAGGCATTTAAACGTAATCCCAAAATGGTATGGGAATGGTACGCGATGCGACGTCAAATGATCGCAGCGGCTAAACCCAACGCGGGTCATTACGTGATTTCCAAACTGGAAAAACATTTTGAAGTGACGACAATCACTCAAAATATAGATAACTTACACACCATAGCCGGCAGTACACGTGTATTGGAACTTCATGGTAATATTTTTCGAACTAAGTGTTTTACGGATGATAAAATTGTAGAACATCCATTGGATACGGATGATATACCGCCGCTATGTCCCAGATGCGGTGGCTATGTAAGGCCGGACGTGGTTTGGTTTGGAGAATTATTACCCGAAAAAATTTTTGAACAGTCTATGCAAGCGGCATCAAACACGGATGTTTTTTTATGTATCGGTACCAGCGGTGTCGTATATCCGGCGGCCGGGTTGCCGATACATGCGCGACAATCGGGGGCACTATTGATTGATATCAACCCTGAAACGACGCCTATCTCCGAACAAGCCGCATACCACCTTCAAGGCGCGTCGGGGCCTATTTTGTCACAACTATTTGAAAAAGTAACCGGCCATTTTATGGAATCACGCACATGA